One window from the genome of Cyclobacterium amurskyense encodes:
- a CDS encoding sialidase family protein: MINFIIYLISFFFTEATSPKDNVQVNPVSEQVLFVAGEGGYHTYRIPSLIVAADGSVLAFVEGRKTGSSDTGDIDVLMKKSTDGGLTWSKQKVIWDKGETVCGNPNPVLDETTGEIHLLLTWNRGDDHEGDIITKKSKNTRRVFVMKSTDNGDSWTEPSDITKTTKDPSWGWYATGPGVGVQIKHGLNKGRLVIPANHSYDDPKGNVRGGPYEYGSHVIYSDDLGATWALGGTIKPKMNESQLIEMADGKGTLLMNMRSYFGKNRRALSVSNDGGVSWSDPVEATSLIEPVCQAAFIRYSWPDDKAEDLVLFSNPASTKRENMTIKLSKDSGKTWIASKVLNQGPSAYSALAALPNGEILCLYEKGEKNPYEKLVLARLSLDNLQ; this comes from the coding sequence ATGATAAATTTTATAATCTATTTAATCTCTTTCTTTTTCACGGAAGCTACTTCCCCTAAAGACAATGTTCAAGTAAACCCTGTTTCAGAGCAAGTTTTATTTGTTGCAGGAGAAGGAGGTTACCATACTTACCGAATTCCCTCACTCATTGTAGCTGCAGATGGCTCTGTATTGGCATTTGTTGAGGGGAGAAAAACTGGAAGTTCGGACACTGGAGACATTGATGTTTTAATGAAAAAGTCAACAGATGGGGGACTTACCTGGTCCAAGCAGAAAGTAATATGGGACAAAGGAGAAACGGTGTGTGGAAACCCTAACCCTGTGTTGGATGAAACTACGGGAGAGATCCATTTATTACTCACTTGGAATAGAGGAGATGATCATGAAGGAGACATAATTACCAAGAAAAGCAAGAACACCCGTAGGGTATTTGTAATGAAATCCACTGATAATGGTGACAGTTGGACCGAACCATCAGACATTACCAAAACGACCAAGGATCCATCTTGGGGTTGGTATGCTACTGGGCCAGGTGTTGGGGTACAAATTAAGCATGGTCTCAATAAAGGTCGCTTGGTGATTCCGGCCAATCACAGTTATGACGATCCTAAGGGGAACGTAAGGGGAGGGCCTTATGAATACGGTTCCCATGTGATTTATAGTGATGATCTTGGAGCTACTTGGGCACTTGGTGGAACCATCAAGCCTAAGATGAACGAAAGTCAGCTGATTGAAATGGCAGATGGCAAAGGAACACTATTAATGAACATGCGGTCTTATTTTGGTAAAAATAGGAGAGCTTTGTCTGTTAGCAATGACGGTGGTGTTTCTTGGTCTGATCCAGTGGAGGCAACTTCTTTAATTGAGCCGGTTTGCCAAGCAGCCTTTATAAGGTATTCCTGGCCAGATGATAAGGCCGAAGATTTGGTTTTATTTTCCAATCCGGCAAGCACTAAAAGAGAAAACATGACCATCAAGCTAAGCAAGGATAGCGGTAAAACTTGGATTGCATCTAAGGTTTTAAACCAAGGCCCTTCCGCTTATTCGGCTTTAGCCGCTTTGCCCAATGGAGAAATTCTTTGCCTATATGAAAAAGGAGAAAAAAATCCTTATGAAAAGTTAGTGTTAGCACGTTTGTCTTTGGATAACCTGCAGTAA
- a CDS encoding lactonase family protein, with protein MAQTSKEIIYVGTYSQNNSEGIYVLEFDRENLTTTTVQTIHDKESPTFLALHPNKKFLYAAYREGKDAKDEAGTVIAYSIAPDTGKLTKINEVSSVGASPCHISVDPTGNVVFLSHYKGGNLSTFKILENGGVSEAASFIQHTGRSVHANQTTAHMHAMIPSKDGQWVYASDLGIDQILKYKVNKTNGTVDENPVIFQTSPGAGPRHFVFHPSLPYAYSLEELSNTVSVYSLDETNGDLSPIGRINMLNDKLHSDYNAGADIHFSKDAQWLYASNRGQDNLVVYKVDQNTGLLETQGHVPSGGKHPRNFKVDEKGDFVFVANMETDNLAIFNIDSTTGMLKATGKNIEIPRPVFIEQLFIE; from the coding sequence ATGGCCCAGACATCCAAAGAAATTATCTACGTCGGTACCTATAGCCAAAACAATAGTGAAGGCATTTATGTATTGGAATTTGACAGAGAAAACCTGACCACCACTACTGTCCAAACGATCCATGACAAAGAAAGCCCAACCTTTTTGGCCTTGCACCCTAACAAGAAATTTTTATATGCTGCCTATAGGGAAGGTAAAGATGCTAAGGATGAAGCAGGAACGGTAATCGCTTATTCCATTGCTCCAGATACAGGCAAGCTTACCAAAATCAATGAAGTGTCCTCTGTAGGTGCTAGCCCTTGCCATATTAGCGTAGACCCCACAGGGAATGTTGTGTTCCTGTCTCATTATAAGGGAGGCAATTTATCAACATTTAAAATCTTAGAAAATGGAGGGGTAAGTGAAGCGGCTTCTTTTATTCAACATACGGGTAGAAGTGTTCATGCCAACCAGACAACCGCCCATATGCATGCCATGATTCCATCAAAAGATGGTCAATGGGTATATGCTTCGGATTTAGGAATTGATCAGATATTAAAATACAAGGTTAATAAGACCAATGGCACTGTTGACGAGAATCCTGTGATTTTTCAAACCTCACCAGGTGCAGGTCCCAGGCATTTTGTATTCCACCCTAGCCTTCCCTATGCTTATTCCTTAGAGGAATTGAGCAATACAGTAAGTGTTTACAGCTTGGATGAGACCAATGGCGACCTAAGCCCCATTGGTAGGATCAACATGCTAAATGACAAACTTCACAGTGATTACAATGCGGGAGCAGACATCCATTTCTCTAAAGATGCCCAATGGTTGTATGCAAGTAACCGAGGACAGGACAATCTAGTGGTCTACAAAGTAGACCAAAACACAGGCTTACTAGAAACACAAGGACATGTTCCGTCAGGTGGTAAACATCCAAGGAATTTCAAAGTAGATGAAAAAGGAGATTTTGTTTTTGTTGCCAATATGGAAACAGACAATCTAGCCATCTTTAATATAGACAGCACAACTGGAATGCTTAAAGCGACCGGTAAAAATATCGAAATTCCAAGACCAGTATTTATCGAACAATTGTTTATTGAGTAA